One stretch of Passer domesticus isolate bPasDom1 chromosome 2, bPasDom1.hap1, whole genome shotgun sequence DNA includes these proteins:
- the ZIC2 gene encoding zinc finger protein ZIC 2, with the protein MLLDAGPQFPALGVGTFARHHHSAAAEMQDRELSLAAQNSFVDSAAAHMGAFKLNAGAHDLSPGQSSAFTSQAPGYPAAALGPHAAHVGSYSGAPFNSTRDFLFRSRGFGDSSPAGGQHGIFGPAAGSLHHPHTDAQSHLLFPGIHDQHGPHASQNVLNGQMRLGLPGEVFARSDQYRQVSSPRTDPYSAAQLHNQYGPMNMNMGMNMAAHHHHHPGAFFRYMRQQCIKQELICKWIDPEQLNNPKKSCNKTFSTMHELVTHVSVEHVGGPEQSNHVCYWEECPREGKPFKAKYKLVNHIRVHTGEKPFPCPFPGCGKVFARSENLKIHKRTHTGEKPFQCEFEGCDRRFANSSDRKKHMHVHTSDKPYLCKMCDKSYTHPSSLRKHMKVHESSPQGSESSPAASSGYESSTPPGLVSPSAESQSTNNLSPAAAAAAAAAAAAVSAVHRGGGGGGSGGGGGGHSGLSSNFNEWYV; encoded by the exons ATGCTGCTGGACGCCGGCCCGCAGTTCCCGGCCCTCGGAGTGGGCACCTTCGCCCGGCACCACCACTCGGCCGCGGCGGAGATGCAGGACCGGGAGCTGAGCCTGGCGGCGCAGAACAGCTTCGTGGACTCGGCGGCGGCGCACATGGGCGCCTTCAAGCTCAACGCCGGCGCCCACGACCTCTCCCCCGGGCAGAGCTCGGCGTTCACCTCGCAGGCGCCCGGTTACCCTGCCGCCGCCCTGGGCCCCCACGCCGCTCATGTCGGCTCCTACTCCGGGGCGCCTTTCAACTCTACCCGGGACTTCTTGTTTCGCAGCCGGGGCTTCGGGGACTCGTCGCCGGCCGGCGGACAGCACGGCATCTTCGGCCCTGCGGCCGGCAGCCTGCACCACCCGCACACGGACGCTCAGAGCCACCTCCTCTTCCCGGGCATCCACGACCAGCACGGTCCCCACGCTTCCCAAAATGTTCTCAACGGGCAGATGCGACTGGGCTTGCCGGGGGAGGTATTCGCCCGGTCGGATCAGTACCGCCAGGTTTCCAGCCCCAGGACTGACCCTTACTCGGCGGCTCAGCTGCACAACCAGTACGGCCCCATGAATATGAATATGGGCATGAACATGGCagcccaccaccaccaccacccagGTGCCTTTTTCCGCTACATGCGGCAGCAGTGCATCAAGCAAGAGCTCATCTGCAAGTGGATCGATCCCGAACAgctgaacaaccccaaaaaaagtTGCAATAAAACTTTCAGCACCATGCACGAGTTGGTCACCCATGTCTCGGTGGAGCACGTTGGGGGACCCGAGCAGAGCAACCATGTCTGCTACTGGGAGGAGTGTCCCCGCGAAGGCAAACCTTTCAAAGCGAAATACAAACTGGTCAATCATATCCGAGTGCACACGGGAGAGAaacccttcccctgccccttccctggctGCGGAAAAGTTTTCGCCAGATCAGAAAATCTCAAAATTCACAAAAGGACGCACACAG GGGAGAAGCCCTTCCAGTGCGAGTTCGAGGGCTGCGACCGGCGCTTCGCCAACAGCAGCGACCGCAAGAAGCACATGCACGTCCACACCTCGGACAAGCCCTACCTGTGCAAGATGTGCGACAAGTCCTACACGCACCCCAGCTCCCTGCGGAAGCACATGAAG GTGCACGAGTCGTCCCCGCAAGGCTCCGAATCCTCCCCGGCCGCCAGCTCCGGCTACGAGTCCTCCACCCCGCCGGGGCTGGTGTCCCCTAGCGCCGAGTCGCAGAGCACCAACAACCTGTCccctgcggcggcggcggcggcggcggcagcggcggcggccgtGTCCGCCGTGcaccggggcggcggcggcggcggcagcggcggcggcggcggcggccacAGCGGCCTTTCCTCCAACTTCAACGAGTGGTACGTGTAG
- the ZIC5 gene encoding LOW QUALITY PROTEIN: zinc finger protein ZIC 5 (The sequence of the model RefSeq protein was modified relative to this genomic sequence to represent the inferred CDS: inserted 2 bases in 1 codon; deleted 2 bases in 1 codon) has product MNVALQKKKKTDKETERGAVWAAARRGEKPHGPAEANTAEHLSRAPRPVPGEPGQPLPGAARCCPVLPGAARCCRPAGAVPGAPAGPRAKFCECNFGGRRGGARGAAGADPRGAAGLKGSQSRGPGRCQSSPSVQSLRRGVRAVFPSAPPKCGEGSANRGRAERGRGCAGLGAQTKEVKEPLNIYMFLKAGKGKKITTASVDGLGCVVMEPPLSKRNPTLRLADLAAAQPHPHQNMTGFPGLGNHHVHPHHAAHLHPGDAGGDPGGALTPLGPEHMAQPAALKLTPEALTAAAFAAXPPPPPPPPPPPPPPPPPPPPPPPPAPPAAALPGYPSGEAAGRDFLLRRELPAAAAAVHGALGEQHPPAGSPHLPHPPPHGVFISAAGTYGATDGAHAAFPPPPPGEQGAPAGRHPPLNGQMRLGLAAAAGELYGRAEAHYGAAAASSSSALQGYGSVNLNLAAAGHGHPHHPHPHHHHHHHHHHHAHVGAAAAAAAAGAFLRYMRQPIKQELICKWIDREPPPPPPPPPPGGRKPCSKTFSTMQELVSHVTVEHVGGPEQSSHVCYWEECPREGKPFKAKYKLINHIRVHTGEKPFPCPFPGCGKVFARSENLKIHKRTHTGEKPFKCEFDGCERKFANSSDRKKHSHVHTSDKPYYCKIRGCDKSYTHPSSLRKHMKIHCKSPPPSPPPGSQGYAAAGPPDGPLPPEAEPAAEPPRGRRAALSPPVTDLSEWYVCQAGGAPRRPRTPSSRDTSPASEEDEPHRTSGGRTAP; this is encoded by the exons ATGAACGTggccctccaaaaaaaaaaaaaaacagataagGAAACCGAGCGCGGAGCCGTGTGGGCTGCGGCCAGGCGAGGAGAGAAACCCCACGGCCCCGCAGAGGCAAACACGGCGGAGCACCTGAGCAGGGCGCCCCGTCCGGTGCCTGGGGAGCCGGGGCAGCCGCTGCCCGGTGCTGCCCGGTGCTGCCCGGTGCTGCCCGGTGCTGCCCGGTGCTGCCGGCCGGCGGGGGCGGTGCCGGGCgcgcccgccgggccccgcgcgAAGTTTTGCGAGTGCAACTTcggggggcggcgcgggggggcccggggggcggcgggggcggatCCCCGCGGCGCCGCCGGCCTGAAAGGGAGCCAATCGCGGGGCCCCGGCCGCTGCCAATCATCGCCGTCCGTCCAATCCCTCCGGCGCGGTGTCCGAGCCGTATTCCCCAGCGCGCCGCCGAAGTGTGGTGAGGGCTCTGCCAATCGCGGGCGGGCAGAGCGGGGCCGGGGATGCGCGGGGCTCGGAGCGCAGACAAAAGAAGTTAAAGAGCCGCTTAATATATACATGTTTTTGAAGGCgggtaaagggaaaaaaataacaacagcGAGCGTAGATGGGCTCGGCTGTGTCGTTATGGAGCCCCCTTTGAGCAAGAGGAACCCGACACTGAGATTAGCGGATTTGGCAGCGGCTCAGCCCCATCCTCACCAGAACATGACAGGCTTCCCGGGGCTGGGGAACCACCACGTCCACCCCCACCACGCGGCCCACCTCCACCCCGGGGACGCGGGCGGCGACCCCGGCGGCGCCCTCACGCCGCTCGGACCCGAGCACATGGCACAGCCCGCCGCCCTCAAGCTCACGCCCGAGGCGCTCACCGCCGCCGCCttcgccgc cccgccgccaccaccaccaccgccgccgccgccgccgccgccaccgccgccgccgccaccacCGCCGCCGCCT gcgccgcccgccgccgccctccCGGGATACCCGTCGGGGGAGGCGGCGGGCCGGGACTTTCTCCTGCGGCGGGAgctgcccgccgccgccgccgccgtgcACGGGGCGCTGGGCGAGCAGCACCCGCCCGCCGGCTCCCCCCACCTTCCGCACCCGCCGCCGCACGGCGTCTTCATCTCGGCCGCCGGCACCTACGGCGCGACCGACGGGGCGCACGCCGCcttcccgccgccgccgcccggcgaGCAGGGCGCGCCCGCCGGCCGCCACCCGCCGCTCAACGGGCAGATGCGCCTGGGGCTGGCGGCCGCCGCCGGGGAGCTCTACGGGCGCGCCGAGGCGCACtacggggccgccgccgcctcctcctcctcggcgTTGCAAGGCTACGGCTCCGTCAACCTCAACCTGGCGGCGGCCGGCCACGGGCACCcgcaccacccccatccccaccaccaccaccatcaccaccaccaccaccatgcCCACGtcggggccgcggcggcggcggcggcggctgggGCCTTCCTGCGATACATGCGACAGCCCATCAAGCAAGAGCTGATCTGCAAGTGGATCGACCGGGAGCCGCCTCCTCCGcctccgccgccgccaccgGGCGGTAGGAAGCCTTGCTCCAAAACTTTCAGCACGATGCAGGAGCTGGTGAGCCATGTCACCGTGGAGCACGTCGGTGGGCCCGAGCAGAGCAGCCACGTGTGCTACTGGGAGGAGTGTCCCCGTGAAGGCAAGCCCTTCAAAGCGAAATACAAACTCATCAACCACATCCGAGTACACACGGGAGAGAAACCCTTCCCTTGCCCCTTCCCCGGCTGCGGGAAGGTCTTCGCTCGCTCCGAAAACCTCAAGATCCACAAGCGGACTCATACAG GGGAAAAGCCCTTCAAGTGCGAGTTCGACGGCTGCGAGAGGAAGTTCGCCAACAGCAGCGACCGCAAGAAGCATTCCCACGTCCACACCTCGGACAAGCCCTACTACTGCAAGATCCGCGGCTGCGACAAGTCCTACACGCACCCCAGCTCCCTGCGGAAGCACATGAAGATCCACTGCAAGTCGCCGCCGCCCTCCCCGCCGCCGGGCTCCCAGGGCTACGCGGCGGCGGGGCCCCCCGACGGGCCGCTGCCCCCCGAGGCCGAGCCCGCCGCCGAGccgccccgcggccgccgcgccgCGCTCTCCCCGCCGGTCACCGACCTCAGCGAGTGGTACGTCTGCCAGGCCGGGGGGGCTCCCCGCCGGCCCCGCACGCCCTCCAGCCGCGACACCTCCCCGGCATCCGAGGAGGATGAGCCCCACAGGACCTCGGGAGGCAGAACTGCTCCCTag